The genomic stretch TCCGTCCACCATCCTCGAGAGCCGCCGCTCGCCGCTGCTGGTGTTCGCCGGGCAGAGCAACCGCCCGCTGGCCCAGGCCATCTGCGACAACCTGGGTATTCCGCTGGGCCACAGCAAGACCGAGAAGTTCACCAACGACAACCTGATCGTCCACTACGAGGAGTCCCTGCGCGAGGGCGACATCTTCATCGTGCAGACCTTCAGCAACCCGGTCAGCGACTCGATCATGGAACTGATGCTCATGATCGACGCGGCCAAGAGCGCGAGCGCCGGCCGGGTCACGGCCGTGATCCCGTATTACTCGTACGCCCGCAGCGACAAGAAAGACTCGCCCCGCATCTCGATCGCGGGGCGGCTCGTGGCGGATCTGCTGCAGGAGGCCGGAGCCGACCGGATCCTGACCATGACGCTGCACAGCCCACAGGTTCACGGGTTCTTCAAGGTGCCGGTCGATCACCTCTCGGCCGATCTGGTGCTCACGCAGCACTTCAAGTCCTGCGTGCCCGACGCCCACAACGGCGTGGTGCTCGCCCCGGACGCCGGGAGCATCAAGCGGGCCAGCCAGATTGCCCGCCGCCTGGACTCGGGCCTCGCCATGATCGACAAGGAGCGGCTGTCGGACACAGAGGTGCGCCCGCGCGCCCTGATCGGGGATGTCGAGGGCCGCACGGTCTTCATCGTGGACGACGAGATCAGCACCGCCGGGTCGCTGGTCGAGACGGTGAACATCGCCCGCAGCCTGGGGGCCAAGGACGTGTACGTGGCCGTCACGCACGGCGTGTACTCCGGCCCGGCCATCCAGCGCATCGCCAGTCTGGACGTCACGCAGGTGGCGAGCTGCAACACCGTGCTGGTGTCTCAGGAGAAGATGGCCGCCTCGAATGGCAAGCTGGCCGTGCTGGACGTCGCGCCGCTGTTCGCCAACGCGATCTCGAACATCCATACCGGCGCGAGCGTGTCCACCCTGTTCACCTGACACCCGCGGCTCAGGCCTCACGGCCCGCTCCATGGCCCCGCTGCACATGGAGCAGGAGTTCCTGGGTGTGTCCCGCCGCGTCAGGGGGGCCGGGGCTGCCAGACGGCGAACCGGTCGGCCCCGAGCGGATCGCCGTCCTCCATCACGACGTGTCGGCCCTGCTCGGGGTGGCGGCCGGCGGGGGAACCGTCGCCGTGTGCGGGTTCCCCGGCCGATCCGGTCGGTGGGGATCATGCTCCAGCCCCGCAGGGTGTCGGTGGCCCCTGGAACGCCGCAGGAACATCCCCCCAACAGGTGGACAAGCAAGACCCCCGCCTTGCAGCGGGGGCCTTCGTGGTGGCTGGGGCACTAGGACTCGAACCTAGATCGACAGTGTCAGAGACTGGTGTCCTGCCATTGGACGATGCCCCATCACGTGTGCCCTGGTCGCACTGACCTGAGCGACGGAGAGTATATCGGGTGTCCAGCAACGCGTCAAGGCGCCCATGGGGGGCGTCCAGATCACCGGGCCAGCAAGAACCGCGTCAGAATCACGCTGCACTGCGTACAGATCGCGCTTGTGAGGGGCCCCGCCGTCTGGTACACTGAGGTGTTGCCGCGCCGTTGTCGAGTCCCAAGGCTCGCGCGGGCAGGTATTCAGGCAGGGTCCGCAGCCGGATGGCGGCGTGCCCAGGAGGACAAGAGTTCATGGAAGACAACACCCAGACCCCCGCCGAGAACGGCGGGACTCAGCCCGCGACGGGCACCGCACCCACCGCTGCTCCCGTTCCTACCCCCGTGGAGGAGCGCGAGTACCCCGCCATGACCATGGAGGACATCCTCGCCAGTGAGGCGCAGGAGCCCCAGAGCGTCACGCGCGGTGACATCGTGGACGGCACCATCGTGTTCATCGGCCAGGAAGGCATCGCTGTCGACATCGGCGCGAAGGTCGAGGGCATCATTCCCCTCAACCAGCTCGGCGAGGAGAGTGTCACGCTCGAGCAGGCGCAGGAGATGTACAAGCAGGGTGAGCAGATCGAGGCGTACGTCGTGCGCGTCGACCTCCCCAACAGCCAGATCGTGCTCAGCAAGAAGCGGGCCGATCAGGACAAGGGCTGGCGTGTGCTCGAGAAGATGCAGGAGGCCGACGAGGCCTTCGAGGTCGAGGTGCTCGAGAAGGTGCGCGGCGGTCTGGTCGCCCAGGTCGAGGGCATCCGTGCGTTCCTGCCGGCGTCCCAGGTGGACACCCGCCGCGTGAACGACCTCGACCCCTACGTGGGCAAGCCGCTGCAGGTCAAGCTCATCGAGCTGAACCGCAAGCGCAACCGCGTGATCATCTCGCACCGCGCGATCATGGAGGCCGAGAAGGCCAAGGCCCGTGAAGCGACCGTGCACCAGCTCACCCCCGGCGCGCAGTTCGAGGGTGAGGTCGTGGAGATCACGGACTTCGGCGTGTTCGTGAACCTGGGCGGCATCGACGGCCTCGTTCACCGCAGCGAGCTGACCTACGGCCGTTTCAACCACCCCCGCGACGTGGTCAAGGTCGGCGACAAGGTGCAGGTGCAGGTCATCGACGTCGACGAGGGCCGCGAGCGCATCAACCTGAGCATGAAGGCCCTGACCCAGGATCCCTGGGAAGGTGCCACCGAGCGCTACCACATCGGTCAGAAGGTCACGGGCAAGGTCACGAACCTCACCAACTTCGGTGCGTTCGTGGAACTGGAATCCGGTCTGGAAGGCCTCGTGCACGTCAGCGAGATGAGCTGGACCAAGCGCGTCCGTCATCCCAACGAGGTCATGAAGGAAGGCGACGAGGTTGAGGCCGTCATCCTGCGGATCGACCCCAAGGAGCGCCGGATTTCCCTGGGTATCCGTCAGACCACGGACGATCCCTGGAGCGCGCTGCCTGACCGGTACCCGCCCGGCACGCCCGTCAAGGGCAAGATCACCGGCATGACGGACTTCGGCGTGTTCATGGAGATCGAGGAAGGCATCGAGGGCCTGATCCACATCAGCGAACTCGACCTGAACCGCGTGAACAACCCCGCCGACCTGTTCAAGAAGGGCGACGAGATCGAGGCCATGATCCTGAACATCGATCCCGTGGAGCAGCGCGCGAGCCTCAGCCGCCGCCGCTTCCTGGGCGGTGGCCCGGCCCCCACGCAGGGTGGCGCGGGTGGCGGCAGCCGCGACTACGTCTCGCAGGGCGGCGGTGCCCGCAGCGACCGCTACAGCGCAGGCGGCGGCTCGCGCCCCGGTGGTGGCGGCCGTGGCCGTGGCCGCGACGCGGACTACGCGTACAACGCCAAGGACGCGCAGCAGGGTGGCAAGATCAGCACCAAGCTGGGCGACGTGTACGCCGACCTGTTCGCGCAGTTCGGTCTGGGCGGCGACAAGAAGGCCGACACGGCCGACACCGCTGCGGATACCAGCACCGACAGCACCGCTGACACCAAGACCGAAGATACCCAGGCGTAAGCCAGGACTGTCCTGAAACTCCCCGGACGCCGCGTGCGTCCGGGGAGTTTCTTGATGTTGGGCCGGGAACCACAGACAGGGCAGTACAGTCGGGGGGCTCGATCGAGTCTGTCCTTGCGACCCGTTTCCAGGAGGAATCCATGAACATCATCGTCACCGGCGGCAGCGGCAAGCTCGGGCGGGCCGCGATCCGCGAACTGCAGGCCCACGGACACTGGGTGCTGAACCTGGACAGCGCGCCCCCGAAAGACGCACAGGGGCCGTTCACCCGGGTCGACCTGACCGATTTTGGCGAGGTCATGGGCGCCCTCTCCGGCATCGACCAGCAGTACCGGCGGGGCACCATCGACGCCGTGGTGCATCTGGCGGCCATCCCTGGGCCCACCCAGCGCCCGGATCACGTGACCTTCGCGGAGAACATCGTCAGCACGTACAACATCTTCGAGGCCTGCGTGCGCCTGGGGATCGGGAATGTCGTGTGGGCCTCCAGCGAGACGCTGCTGGGTTATCCCTTCGACGGCCCGCCCGCCCACGTGCCCATCACCGAGGACGTGCGCGAGAGCCGGGTCTCGTATGCGCATTCCAAGCTGCTGGGCGAGGTGCTGGCCGAACAGTACGCCCGCGAGCACCCGGCCATGAAACTGATCTGCCTGCGCTTCTCGAACATCCTCGATCCGGACGCCGGCGATTATGACGGCCTGGAGGGCTGGCAGGACGATGCGCAGCTCCGGAGGTGGAACCTGTGGACATACATCGACGTGCGCGACGCCGTGCAGGCCGTACGCCTGGGCGTGGAGTCGAGGATCACGGGCATGGAGGCGTTCATCATCGCCAACGAGGACAGCGTGATGCACCGTCCCAGCCGCGACCTGCTGGCCGAGGTCTTCCCCGGCGTACCGTACACGCAGGACGTGCCGGGCACGCAGTCCTTCTACGACATCAGCAAGGCGAAGTCGGTGCTGGGCTTCACGCCCACGCACAGCTGGCGGAGGCACTGACATGCAGTATGTGACCCTGGGCAGAAGCGGCGTGAAGGTCTCGCGGATCGCGCTGGGCTGCATGTCGTACGGCGATCCCGCGTGGCGCGACTGGGTGCTGCCCGAGGAGCACGCGCGGCCCTTCTTCGAGCAGGCGCTGAGCCTCGGCATCAATTTCTTCGATACGGCCGACATGTACTCGGTCGGCCGCAGCGAGGAGATCACCGGCCAGGCCCTGCGCGACCTGGCCAGGCGCGATGAGATCGTCCTGGCGACCAAGGTGCATGCCCCCATGGGCGACGGTGTGAACCAGCGCGGGCTGTCGCGCAAGCACATCATGGACGGCGCGCACGCCAGCCTGAAGCGGCTGGGCACCGACTACATCGATCTGTACCAGATCCACGGCCGCGATCCCGACACCCCCATGGACGAAACGCTGGGGGCGCTGCACGACCTCGTTCGGCTGGGCATGGTGCGGTACATCGGGGTGTCGAACCACTTCGCGTACCAGGTGGCCCGGGCCCAGTACCTCGCCGACCTGCGGGGCTGGTCGCGGTTCGTGAGCGTACAGGATCAGTACAGCCTTCTGTACCGCGAGGAGGAGCGCGAGATGCTGCCCCTGTGCCGAGAGGAGGGCATCGGCTTCCTGCCGTGGAGTCCGCTGGCCCGCGGCTTCCTGGCCGGGAACCGCAGGGGCAGCGCGGGACAGACCACGCGCGGCGAGAGCGACGTGATGAGCCGCAACCTGTTCGGCAGCGACACCGATCTGGAGATCGTGGGCCGGGTGGAGGCACTGGCGCGCGAGAAGGGCGTGACGGCCTCGCAGGTGGCGCTCGCGTGGGTGCTGCGGCAGCCGGGCGTGACCGCC from Deinococcus sp. AB2017081 encodes the following:
- a CDS encoding aldo/keto reductase → MQYVTLGRSGVKVSRIALGCMSYGDPAWRDWVLPEEHARPFFEQALSLGINFFDTADMYSVGRSEEITGQALRDLARRDEIVLATKVHAPMGDGVNQRGLSRKHIMDGAHASLKRLGTDYIDLYQIHGRDPDTPMDETLGALHDLVRLGMVRYIGVSNHFAYQVARAQYLADLRGWSRFVSVQDQYSLLYREEEREMLPLCREEGIGFLPWSPLARGFLAGNRRGSAGQTTRGESDVMSRNLFGSDTDLEIVGRVEALAREKGVTASQVALAWVLRQPGVTAPIIGATKLHHLEQAVAAVDLALGDDEARRLEEPYVTRANTLS
- a CDS encoding 30S ribosomal protein S1; translation: MEDNTQTPAENGGTQPATGTAPTAAPVPTPVEEREYPAMTMEDILASEAQEPQSVTRGDIVDGTIVFIGQEGIAVDIGAKVEGIIPLNQLGEESVTLEQAQEMYKQGEQIEAYVVRVDLPNSQIVLSKKRADQDKGWRVLEKMQEADEAFEVEVLEKVRGGLVAQVEGIRAFLPASQVDTRRVNDLDPYVGKPLQVKLIELNRKRNRVIISHRAIMEAEKAKAREATVHQLTPGAQFEGEVVEITDFGVFVNLGGIDGLVHRSELTYGRFNHPRDVVKVGDKVQVQVIDVDEGRERINLSMKALTQDPWEGATERYHIGQKVTGKVTNLTNFGAFVELESGLEGLVHVSEMSWTKRVRHPNEVMKEGDEVEAVILRIDPKERRISLGIRQTTDDPWSALPDRYPPGTPVKGKITGMTDFGVFMEIEEGIEGLIHISELDLNRVNNPADLFKKGDEIEAMILNIDPVEQRASLSRRRFLGGGPAPTQGGAGGGSRDYVSQGGGARSDRYSAGGGSRPGGGGRGRGRDADYAYNAKDAQQGGKISTKLGDVYADLFAQFGLGGDKKADTADTAADTSTDSTADTKTEDTQA
- a CDS encoding ribose-phosphate diphosphokinase, giving the protein MSVPHRAPSTILESRRSPLLVFAGQSNRPLAQAICDNLGIPLGHSKTEKFTNDNLIVHYEESLREGDIFIVQTFSNPVSDSIMELMLMIDAAKSASAGRVTAVIPYYSYARSDKKDSPRISIAGRLVADLLQEAGADRILTMTLHSPQVHGFFKVPVDHLSADLVLTQHFKSCVPDAHNGVVLAPDAGSIKRASQIARRLDSGLAMIDKERLSDTEVRPRALIGDVEGRTVFIVDDEISTAGSLVETVNIARSLGAKDVYVAVTHGVYSGPAIQRIASLDVTQVASCNTVLVSQEKMAASNGKLAVLDVAPLFANAISNIHTGASVSTLFT
- a CDS encoding NAD-dependent epimerase/dehydratase family protein, producing the protein MNIIVTGGSGKLGRAAIRELQAHGHWVLNLDSAPPKDAQGPFTRVDLTDFGEVMGALSGIDQQYRRGTIDAVVHLAAIPGPTQRPDHVTFAENIVSTYNIFEACVRLGIGNVVWASSETLLGYPFDGPPAHVPITEDVRESRVSYAHSKLLGEVLAEQYAREHPAMKLICLRFSNILDPDAGDYDGLEGWQDDAQLRRWNLWTYIDVRDAVQAVRLGVESRITGMEAFIIANEDSVMHRPSRDLLAEVFPGVPYTQDVPGTQSFYDISKAKSVLGFTPTHSWRRH